A DNA window from Turicibacter sp. TJ11 contains the following coding sequences:
- a CDS encoding GNAT family N-acetyltransferase — MNVHFEVVKEAEYEVFRKDVKDIFSIAVKEEFGELEDEVITDEEINESLDKPKAQVYYVYVDQKKVGGVVLEIDDDTHHNSVELLYVYPNCHSQGIGYTIWKGIEEKYPETKVWELVTPYFEKRNINFYVNKCGFKIVEFFNKYHPNPKLKKDENGFKEDFFRFQKIMK, encoded by the coding sequence ATGAACGTTCATTTTGAAGTCGTTAAAGAAGCAGAATATGAGGTATTTAGAAAAGATGTGAAAGATATTTTTTCGATTGCTGTGAAAGAAGAGTTCGGAGAACTTGAAGATGAGGTCATCACTGATGAAGAAATTAATGAGTCTTTAGATAAACCGAAGGCACAAGTTTATTATGTCTATGTCGATCAAAAGAAAGTAGGTGGCGTTGTTTTAGAAATAGATGATGACACTCACCATAATTCGGTTGAGTTGTTATATGTTTATCCGAACTGTCACAGTCAAGGAATCGGTTATACGATTTGGAAAGGAATAGAAGAAAAATATCCAGAAACGAAAGTCTGGGAACTAGTCACACCTTATTTTGAAAAAAGAAACATTAATTTTTATGTGAATAAATGTGGATTTAAAATTGTCGAGTTTTTTAATAAATATCATCCAAATCCAAAGTTAAAAAAAGATGAAAATGGGTTTAAAGAGGACTTTTTTAGATTTCAAAAAATCATGAAATAA
- a CDS encoding ABC transporter ATP-binding protein, producing MIKIENLCFTYPGADQPQLNEVDLEIKQGDFVAIVGNNGCGKSTLCKTLNGLIPHYFSGDFSGHVWINEKNTQDYSIGELAQEIGYVYQDFENQIVRPTVLDEASFACLNYAMKDYIDRGREALQLTGLYHKEEAYIWQLSGGQKHLLALAGAIALSPGIVILDEPIAQLDPQHATMIYELLKRLNEEQKMTIIVIEHHTEFIADYCHEVMMMKDGRIAWKLPTKEALNRIEELQGIHVFPPQVTLASKQAHECQKIEVNGLYPIKIEEAAHLFQSKRLQRSSIKKYVRPSDECVIEFSDVRHEYRAVKGDNKVALNQFNLNVYKGDKIALIGNNGAGKSTILKLMTGLMKPKEGSVTVCDHDTRAFSAEQLSSYVSLVYQNPEQMFIKDNIFDDIAFSMKLRAYEDYEQRTQELLKMFRLENLRDRDGRLLSGGQMRRASLAIGVALGPEVILLDEPTANLDIATRQEIMKILNATKDVMQTAIIATHDMQLVAEWADRIIVLNNGYIIADGSRDEIFGNQRICRQAGIRPPDIYSLAKLVDDRMNCYHIEQFVEALEG from the coding sequence ATGATAAAAATTGAGAATTTGTGTTTTACTTACCCTGGTGCCGATCAACCTCAATTAAATGAGGTTGATCTTGAGATTAAACAAGGGGACTTCGTTGCGATTGTTGGGAATAATGGGTGTGGGAAATCAACACTTTGTAAGACGTTGAATGGATTGATTCCGCACTATTTTTCTGGGGATTTTTCGGGTCATGTCTGGATTAATGAAAAAAATACGCAAGATTATAGTATTGGAGAATTAGCTCAAGAAATTGGCTACGTTTATCAAGATTTTGAAAATCAAATTGTTCGTCCAACAGTCTTAGATGAAGCTTCGTTTGCTTGTTTGAATTATGCCATGAAAGATTACATTGATCGCGGTCGTGAAGCACTTCAATTAACAGGACTTTATCATAAGGAAGAAGCCTATATTTGGCAATTAAGTGGAGGACAAAAACATTTATTAGCGTTAGCGGGAGCGATCGCACTTTCGCCTGGGATTGTTATTTTAGATGAACCGATTGCTCAATTAGATCCTCAACATGCCACGATGATTTATGAGTTATTAAAAAGATTAAATGAAGAACAGAAGATGACGATCATCGTCATTGAGCATCACACGGAATTTATTGCTGATTATTGTCACGAAGTGATGATGATGAAGGATGGGCGTATTGCTTGGAAATTACCAACAAAAGAGGCTTTAAATCGAATTGAAGAATTGCAAGGCATTCATGTCTTTCCGCCACAAGTTACATTAGCCTCTAAACAGGCGCATGAGTGTCAAAAAATTGAAGTTAATGGCCTTTATCCCATCAAAATAGAAGAGGCTGCACACTTATTTCAATCGAAACGTCTACAAAGAAGTTCAATCAAAAAATATGTTCGTCCAAGTGATGAATGTGTCATCGAGTTTTCAGATGTTCGCCACGAATATCGAGCGGTTAAAGGTGACAATAAGGTTGCGTTAAATCAGTTTAATTTGAATGTTTATAAAGGTGATAAAATTGCATTGATTGGAAACAATGGGGCAGGTAAATCAACGATTTTAAAATTAATGACTGGATTAATGAAACCAAAAGAAGGTTCTGTTACTGTTTGTGATCACGATACAAGAGCCTTTAGTGCGGAACAGTTATCTTCGTATGTTTCATTAGTTTATCAAAATCCAGAGCAGATGTTTATTAAAGATAATATTTTTGATGATATTGCTTTTTCTATGAAACTAAGAGCTTATGAAGATTATGAACAACGAACTCAAGAACTTTTAAAAATGTTTCGATTAGAAAACTTGCGTGACCGTGATGGGCGCTTGTTAAGTGGAGGCCAGATGCGTCGTGCCTCTTTAGCCATTGGGGTTGCTTTAGGACCAGAGGTCATTTTACTTGATGAGCCGACTGCTAATTTAGATATCGCCACACGACAAGAGATTATGAAAATTTTAAATGCCACAAAAGATGTCATGCAAACCGCGATTATTGCGACGCATGATATGCAACTGGTGGCCGAGTGGGCTGATCGAATTATTGTGTTAAATAATGGCTATATTATTGCAGATGGTAGCCGAGATGAGATTTTTGGTAATCAACGAATTTGTAGACAAGCCGGAATTAGACCACCTGATATTTATTCATTAGCTAAGTTAGTCGATGATCGAATGAATTGTTATCATATTGAACAATTTGTAGAGGCTTTGGAGGGGTAA
- a CDS encoding S1 RNA-binding domain-containing protein, with amino-acid sequence MENFSHQMVPLKIKEPIKKGIVRLIQYDVVLKDYAIWLDSKEGKVIIPRQELELYDIKGSLNHYIGSTLEYITTAYDANRHVHLGSCKKLKQQKQAALIKRLQAGEVFEAEVIRFVYFGAYLNIDGIPVILRNQDFASDYTTVADVYQEGDHIEVCHLKVNENLKINVQAVHKYESNSTITIEDFQPKTVVLGLVRSVKSWACFVNIAPNLDAICPVPSYFTVKEGMKVAFRINQVRIEEGRVRGKIIKII; translated from the coding sequence ATGGAGAATTTTTCTCATCAAATGGTTCCGTTAAAAATAAAGGAACCGATAAAAAAGGGGATTGTCAGACTGATTCAGTACGATGTTGTTTTAAAGGATTACGCAATTTGGCTAGATTCTAAAGAGGGGAAGGTTATCATTCCGCGTCAAGAACTTGAACTATATGACATTAAAGGAAGTTTAAATCACTATATTGGTAGCACACTTGAATATATCACCACAGCTTACGATGCTAATCGTCATGTCCACTTAGGATCTTGTAAAAAATTAAAGCAACAAAAACAAGCAGCACTCATCAAACGACTACAAGCGGGGGAAGTGTTTGAGGCTGAAGTCATTCGATTCGTTTATTTTGGAGCCTACTTAAATATTGATGGCATTCCGGTCATTTTAAGAAATCAAGACTTCGCAAGTGACTACACGACGGTTGCTGATGTGTATCAAGAGGGAGATCACATTGAAGTGTGTCATTTAAAAGTCAATGAGAATTTGAAAATTAATGTGCAAGCGGTTCATAAGTACGAATCAAACTCAACCATTACCATTGAAGATTTTCAACCTAAAACGGTGGTCTTAGGGTTAGTCCGAAGTGTGAAATCATGGGCCTGCTTTGTCAATATTGCACCTAATTTAGATGCGATTTGTCCTGTTCCTAGTTACTTTACTGTTAAAGAAGGGATGAAAGTAGCCTTTCGAATTAATCAAGTTCGAATTGAAGAAGGTAGAGTTCGAGGAAAAATTATTAAAATTATTTAA
- a CDS encoding L-lactate dehydrogenase — protein sequence MSKITIIGAGAVGATTAYTLCTHAIADEIVMIDINSQQAMGNALDIAHGIPLSKPVTLYSGTYADSADSDLIIITVGVPEKVGESRLIPLQKNIDILKDILPQALTYSPNACLLIVTNPVDLLTYAAHQISHLPQSRVIGLGTVIDTSRLNYFLSQVFQLDARSIDGYVIGEHGDSQVIAWSKTTIAGCLVEDYAKVIRFPLDDDFKAGIENEVKQTAFDVWKMKGPNCYSIADAIKVVAEAILRNERRILPVSSVLHGEYGISDVSLSLPSIIGKNGVEKVLAVDLNDSELTKLQTSASLMKSFIQQLNL from the coding sequence GTGAGTAAAATTACAATCATTGGGGCTGGTGCCGTAGGAGCAACAACGGCTTATACGTTATGTACGCATGCCATTGCAGATGAAATTGTGATGATAGATATCAATTCTCAACAAGCTATGGGAAATGCGCTTGATATCGCGCATGGCATCCCTTTATCAAAACCAGTCACCCTTTATTCAGGAACTTATGCAGATAGTGCTGACTCTGATTTAATCATTATCACCGTAGGTGTGCCTGAAAAGGTGGGCGAGTCTCGCCTCATCCCGCTTCAAAAAAACATTGACATCTTAAAAGACATTCTTCCCCAAGCTCTAACTTACAGCCCTAATGCTTGTCTGTTAATCGTCACCAATCCTGTTGATCTTTTAACATACGCCGCTCATCAAATCTCTCATCTGCCTCAATCAAGAGTCATCGGTTTAGGAACGGTCATTGATACGTCAAGGCTGAACTACTTTTTAAGCCAAGTCTTTCAGTTAGATGCACGCTCAATTGATGGGTATGTGATTGGAGAACATGGTGATTCACAAGTCATTGCTTGGAGCAAAACAACGATTGCAGGTTGCTTGGTTGAAGACTATGCTAAAGTCATTCGATTTCCACTAGACGATGATTTTAAAGCAGGGATAGAAAATGAAGTCAAACAAACAGCGTTTGATGTTTGGAAGATGAAAGGTCCTAACTGCTATAGCATCGCTGATGCGATCAAAGTCGTAGCGGAAGCCATTTTAAGAAATGAACGAAGAATACTACCTGTGTCATCCGTTTTACATGGGGAGTACGGTATATCGGATGTGTCACTTAGTTTACCATCCATTATTGGTAAAAACGGAGTCGAAAAAGTACTAGCCGTTGATTTAAATGACAGTGAATTAACAAAACTTCAAACCTCTGCATCGCTCATGAAATCGTTCATTCAACAACTCAATCTATAA
- a CDS encoding M42 family peptidase — translation MNKAFLYEMIQTPSPSGGEFELQKKIMTYMKEVVDTFETDVTGNVISVLNKESSCKVLLAGHVDEIGLMVTMITEDGFLKVTNVGGVRAPLYLGQKVQVLTDTQIVNGVVGYHQSLLESKSLKASELFIDIGATSKEEALTLVKPGDYVVAATDYCELMNNCISGRALDNRLGAFIVIEALRRAKELGASVGIYSATTVGEETTMRGAVWAAKRVKPTLALVVDVTFATDYEGTHKEEIGEIKVGYGPVLANGSIINNELNKKLACLAQSLNMNIQYEAAPGRTGTDGDRIHLENDGIPLALISIPLRYMHSSSEVGSLTDVEQIIELIAHFLVNLDESVNLSPYQDVLF, via the coding sequence ATGAATAAAGCTTTTTTATATGAGATGATTCAAACACCTTCTCCATCAGGAGGTGAATTTGAATTACAAAAGAAAATCATGACTTATATGAAAGAGGTCGTGGATACATTTGAAACCGATGTAACAGGAAACGTAATCAGTGTTTTAAACAAGGAATCGTCATGTAAAGTGTTGTTAGCCGGTCATGTCGATGAGATTGGACTCATGGTGACAATGATTACAGAAGATGGTTTCTTAAAAGTGACTAATGTCGGAGGTGTTCGCGCGCCGCTATATTTAGGACAAAAGGTTCAAGTTTTAACCGACACTCAAATCGTAAATGGTGTCGTTGGTTATCATCAGTCTTTACTTGAAAGTAAATCACTAAAAGCGTCTGAGTTATTTATTGATATTGGCGCCACATCAAAAGAAGAGGCGTTAACGCTTGTTAAACCAGGTGATTATGTCGTGGCGGCTACTGATTATTGTGAGTTGATGAATAACTGTATTTCAGGACGTGCCCTTGACAATCGTTTAGGAGCTTTCATTGTCATTGAGGCGTTACGACGTGCGAAAGAATTAGGCGCAAGTGTTGGTATTTACAGCGCCACAACTGTGGGAGAAGAAACAACGATGCGTGGAGCAGTTTGGGCCGCTAAACGTGTGAAACCAACGCTTGCCTTAGTTGTAGATGTTACTTTTGCGACAGACTATGAAGGTACTCACAAAGAAGAAATTGGAGAAATTAAAGTTGGGTATGGTCCTGTGTTAGCGAATGGATCCATCATTAATAACGAGTTGAATAAGAAATTAGCGTGTTTAGCCCAGTCATTAAACATGAATATTCAGTATGAAGCAGCGCCTGGACGAACAGGAACGGATGGCGATCGCATTCATCTTGAAAACGACGGGATTCCATTAGCTTTAATTTCAATCCCGCTTCGCTATATGCACTCATCAAGTGAAGTCGGATCGTTAACGGATGTGGAGCAAATCATTGAATTGATTGCTCATTTCTTAGTTAATCTAGATGAATCAGTGAACCTTTCTCCGTATCAAGATGTTTTATTCTAA
- a CDS encoding MerR family transcriptional regulator: protein MTITEVSVKCNISADTLRYYEKIGLLPPIKRNSRGNREYTELDCKWINFIKCMKNTGLSIENLIQYVTLYQQGSETTDQRKELLIEQRQSLVGKIEELQNMLAYLNLKINNYENNTLTFKEKLKSL from the coding sequence ATGACCATTACCGAAGTGAGTGTGAAATGTAACATCTCAGCGGATACTTTACGATACTATGAAAAAATCGGGTTGTTGCCTCCCATCAAACGAAATAGTCGTGGAAATCGTGAGTATACAGAACTAGATTGTAAATGGATTAACTTCATTAAGTGCATGAAAAATACAGGCTTATCAATTGAGAACTTAATTCAATACGTGACCTTATATCAACAAGGAAGTGAGACAACTGATCAAAGAAAAGAGTTGTTGATCGAACAACGACAGTCGTTAGTCGGTAAAATTGAAGAATTACAAAATATGCTTGCTTACTTAAATCTTAAGATTAATAATTATGAAAACAATACGTTAACTTTTAAAGAAAAACTTAAAAGTCTTTAA
- a CDS encoding SIMPL domain-containing protein: MSHRLLTVKGSGQGSLPPDYIEISMFLEAKAEQYEEVVLIAQTKLEQLRECLKAVGISTTDLKTTSFNLDTDYEQVKDESGNYVQVFRGYVIRHRLKLGFPLDNKKLGMVVQAISSCPSYAEFSIKYLLKDQNQLKALMLADAVKQATNQAQVLAKSANVTLGPIQTIDYGTVDLPFQPREIMYNELDNYSVALMDLQPEDITATETVTIVWEIF; encoded by the coding sequence ATGAGTCATCGATTGTTAACCGTTAAAGGAAGTGGGCAAGGGTCTTTACCACCAGATTACATCGAGATTTCAATGTTTTTAGAAGCTAAGGCAGAGCAATATGAAGAGGTTGTGCTCATTGCTCAAACGAAGCTTGAACAATTACGTGAGTGTTTAAAAGCCGTCGGTATTTCAACGACTGATTTAAAAACAACAAGTTTTAATTTAGATACAGATTATGAACAAGTTAAAGATGAAAGTGGAAATTATGTTCAAGTCTTTCGTGGCTATGTGATTCGCCATCGACTAAAACTAGGATTTCCATTAGATAATAAAAAGTTAGGAATGGTCGTTCAAGCGATTAGTAGTTGTCCATCGTATGCTGAGTTTTCCATTAAATATCTATTAAAGGATCAAAATCAATTAAAAGCATTAATGCTTGCAGATGCGGTTAAACAGGCAACGAATCAGGCACAAGTGTTAGCAAAAAGTGCAAATGTGACGTTAGGACCGATTCAAACGATTGATTACGGAACGGTTGATCTTCCGTTTCAACCTCGTGAAATCATGTATAATGAATTAGATAACTATTCAGTCGCTTTAATGGACTTGCAGCCGGAAGATATCACTGCAACAGAGACAGTAACGATTGTTTGGGAGATTTTCTAA
- a CDS encoding energy-coupling factor transporter transmembrane protein EcfT yields the protein MKATENILDKFSIDYIRNQVLKNAYGNDDTFIASLDPRTLLLWYLFFGVVPWFVDDAKVLLALFAFVIITTKLAKTVPLLMFVFCLGILSQTGYLFIISIFFGGNLETILALLVLSLKVAVVSLASITVFSGMDPDKLANGLLAFGCPDQFSFSISFGYRILPLIMEEFQNIMLSFRLRGTTPDSKGIIEKFRFLAYQIKVAILSFYPLMLNMAKRSRTTVEALEMKGYKYAMSNKAVRQMKLSHLQFTSRDYYFASASILYVAVVFAMTL from the coding sequence ATGAAAGCAACTGAGAATATATTAGACAAGTTTTCGATTGATTATATTCGTAATCAAGTCTTAAAAAATGCGTATGGAAATGATGATACATTTATTGCGAGTTTAGATCCTCGAACTTTATTATTATGGTATTTATTTTTTGGGGTCGTGCCTTGGTTTGTTGATGATGCCAAGGTTTTACTAGCGTTATTTGCCTTTGTTATCATCACAACGAAGCTGGCCAAAACAGTTCCATTATTAATGTTTGTCTTTTGTTTAGGGATTTTATCTCAAACGGGTTATTTGTTTATTATTTCTATTTTCTTTGGGGGAAATTTGGAAACTATTTTAGCTTTATTAGTTTTAAGTTTAAAAGTCGCCGTCGTCTCTTTAGCCTCAATTACTGTCTTTTCAGGAATGGATCCTGATAAATTAGCGAATGGGCTATTAGCCTTTGGGTGCCCCGATCAATTTTCATTTAGTATTTCTTTTGGATACCGAATTTTACCGTTAATTATGGAAGAATTTCAAAATATTATGTTATCATTTCGTTTACGTGGGACAACACCAGATTCAAAAGGGATTATTGAAAAGTTTCGTTTTTTAGCTTATCAAATTAAGGTTGCCATTTTATCCTTTTATCCTTTAATGCTAAATATGGCTAAGCGTTCAAGAACAACCGTTGAGGCACTTGAGATGAAAGGTTATAAATATGCAATGAGTAACAAGGCGGTACGTCAAATGAAGTTATCACACCTGCAATTTACAAGTCGTGATTATTACTTTGCATCAGCGTCGATTTTATATGTCGCCGTTGTATTTGCGATGACATTATAG
- a CDS encoding DUF4177 domain-containing protein: protein MFIEVPLKQGFKVRKGDHFEECKTIIHEEANNGCRLNQVVIPPTDHSGEYFSYCYQIIFEKKIG from the coding sequence GTGTTTATAGAGGTACCGCTAAAGCAGGGATTTAAAGTGAGAAAAGGTGATCATTTTGAAGAATGTAAAACGATTATTCATGAAGAAGCTAACAATGGGTGTCGGTTAAACCAAGTAGTCATTCCACCCACCGATCATTCAGGTGAATATTTTTCATATTGTTATCAGATCATCTTTGAAAAAAAGATAGGTTAG
- a CDS encoding alpha/beta fold hydrolase, whose translation MNLFVKVRKDVRIFVEDTNSSSEKVILFIHGWPLNHQMWEYEVEYLMEFGYRCITVDLRGYGRSDRPFDGYDYDTMASDIKAVIEALNLKDITLVGHSMGAAIAIRYMAKYQGYGVSKLCLLSSAAPSFVQTDDWLYGFSRDQVGDWIEMIYNDRPSAIVIIRNLMFYRYADPSTDNWFDTMCLEASGWATAKSLLALDEERLFDDLDQIQVPTLIMHGVHDVICPYYFATYLNEHIKDSKLLKLHQSGHAAFFEEKEKICDAINKFIRDRLVVPKENEEPI comes from the coding sequence ATGAATTTATTTGTAAAAGTGAGGAAAGATGTCAGAATCTTTGTTGAAGACACGAATTCAAGTTCTGAGAAGGTGATCTTGTTTATTCATGGATGGCCTTTAAATCATCAGATGTGGGAATATGAAGTGGAATATCTCATGGAATTTGGTTATCGTTGTATAACGGTTGATTTACGTGGATACGGCCGCTCTGATCGTCCATTTGATGGATATGATTATGACACAATGGCTTCTGATATTAAAGCGGTTATTGAAGCGTTGAACTTAAAAGATATTACACTGGTCGGTCATTCGATGGGGGCTGCCATTGCCATTCGCTACATGGCTAAATATCAAGGGTATGGAGTCTCAAAACTTTGCTTATTATCAAGTGCAGCGCCATCGTTTGTCCAAACAGATGATTGGCTTTACGGTTTTTCGCGAGATCAAGTAGGTGATTGGATTGAGATGATTTACAACGATCGCCCGAGCGCCATTGTCATCATCCGAAATCTGATGTTTTATCGCTATGCCGATCCTTCGACTGACAACTGGTTCGATACAATGTGTTTAGAAGCCTCTGGATGGGCAACTGCTAAATCATTATTGGCGCTCGATGAAGAACGACTGTTTGATGATTTGGATCAAATTCAAGTGCCAACACTCATTATGCACGGCGTTCATGATGTGATTTGTCCGTATTATTTTGCGACTTACTTAAACGAACACATTAAAGATTCTAAGTTACTCAAATTACATCAAAGTGGTCATGCGGCATTTTTTGAAGAAAAAGAAAAAATTTGTGACGCAATTAATAAATTTATTAGAGATCGTTTAGTTGTGCCTAAAGAGAATGAAGAACCGATTTAA
- a CDS encoding Cof-type HAD-IIB family hydrolase: MAIQLICIDMDGTLLMNQHDIALVDQEAIEYALNQGVHVAITTGRVYNCARLYAKRIGLQTPIIASNGAFIGGVEDEVIYHNPLDLKDVYDFMTLTQEAGVLSYLTANFGIISTVELPETNIYKVLNQTLPESEKISLKVISSLEELSQYEQDILKGVCIGEDHSLLVELKEKLKKTHPHLEVVSSWNDNFEIMKKGSSKGEAVQHLADYLNISYDNVMCIGDSENDLSMLEVAGVSVAMGNATPEVKEQADYITADNQHGGVAQAIYHFIK; this comes from the coding sequence ATGGCAATTCAATTGATTTGTATTGATATGGATGGAACATTACTCATGAATCAGCACGATATTGCTTTAGTGGATCAAGAAGCGATTGAGTATGCACTTAATCAAGGCGTGCATGTGGCAATTACGACGGGACGTGTCTATAATTGTGCTCGATTATATGCTAAAAGAATTGGCTTACAAACGCCAATCATCGCATCAAATGGAGCCTTTATTGGTGGCGTAGAGGACGAGGTGATTTATCACAATCCTCTTGATCTTAAAGATGTTTATGATTTCATGACACTCACCCAAGAAGCAGGCGTTCTCTCGTATTTAACGGCTAATTTTGGCATTATCTCAACAGTGGAATTACCTGAAACAAATATTTATAAAGTTTTAAATCAAACGTTACCTGAAAGCGAAAAGATTAGTTTAAAGGTCATCTCATCATTAGAGGAACTGAGTCAGTATGAGCAGGACATTTTAAAAGGAGTTTGTATTGGTGAGGATCACTCACTTCTTGTTGAGTTAAAAGAAAAGCTAAAGAAAACCCATCCTCATTTAGAAGTCGTCTCTTCATGGAATGATAATTTTGAAATCATGAAAAAGGGAAGTTCTAAAGGAGAAGCGGTGCAACACTTGGCCGATTATTTAAATATTTCTTATGATAATGTGATGTGTATTGGGGATAGTGAAAATGACTTATCGATGCTAGAAGTTGCTGGAGTGAGTGTGGCCATGGGAAATGCGACGCCTGAGGTGAAAGAACAAGCCGATTATATCACAGCTGATAATCAACACGGTGGAGTGGCACAAGCCATTTATCATTTTATCAAATAG
- a CDS encoding PH domain-containing protein codes for MLKKFAADALGISDIGKIISPEDYDKVIADDYIMHEDEEKIFFLIKSKTDEYCFTNLAFIHVDGTSAVSSKRLIKRYDYYKHKISDVTIETAGTVDLDCELKFRMDEQAFSIDVTRHQLEQLKDIYKALIKISHVIEENRLLLEKSETSLSIAATACGSQRQESGNVLEYFIKVNEYSFNWMKQSRDLYIQKDFGNIFKNYINN; via the coding sequence ATGTTAAAAAAGTTTGCAGCTGATGCTTTAGGAATTAGTGATATTGGGAAAATTATTAGTCCAGAGGATTACGATAAAGTAATCGCAGATGACTATATTATGCATGAAGACGAAGAGAAAATTTTCTTTCTCATTAAATCTAAAACGGATGAATATTGTTTTACGAACTTAGCATTCATTCATGTCGATGGGACATCCGCTGTGAGCAGTAAACGTCTGATTAAGCGATATGATTACTATAAACACAAAATCAGTGATGTTACGATTGAAACAGCAGGTACAGTAGACCTTGATTGTGAATTAAAATTTAGAATGGATGAACAAGCTTTTTCAATCGATGTGACTCGTCATCAATTAGAACAGTTAAAAGATATTTATAAGGCTCTCATTAAAATTTCTCATGTTATTGAAGAAAATCGTCTGTTACTAGAAAAGTCAGAAACTTCATTGAGCATTGCTGCAACTGCTTGTGGATCACAACGCCAAGAAAGTGGGAATGTACTAGAATATTTTATTAAAGTGAATGAGTACTCATTTAACTGGATGAAACAATCACGTGACCTTTATATTCAAAAAGACTTCGGTAATATTTTTAAAAATTATATTAATAATTAA
- a CDS encoding PHP-associated domain-containing protein: MKIDFHTHGKLAKGLPFSTSYTINLFKEAREFGLDAICLTEHFNSRGYRDLLQFIVNHYPCLGDCYDVEGLKVFIGMEVDIEESGHVLVIGNVNDILAIHEQLEDYMSGPKQLDYESYMRGDSFIKASDLMTLCKKYLVLVGAAHAVREGSNIKTLSDDVLSQFDFFDLNGKDCSKDLEMEEKIKKLAARFNKPVVAGSDTHQCLQYGCIYNVFERECTTITEIHEELNAGRYEIEMLDYIAFKVKSANLLKKSLKMMYAKCGEYVLEDIG; the protein is encoded by the coding sequence ATGAAAATTGATTTTCATACACATGGGAAATTAGCAAAGGGATTACCTTTTTCAACTTCATATACCATCAATTTATTTAAAGAGGCACGTGAGTTTGGATTAGATGCGATTTGTTTAACTGAACATTTTAATAGTCGAGGATATCGTGATTTACTACAGTTTATTGTCAATCATTATCCATGTCTTGGAGATTGCTATGACGTCGAAGGATTGAAAGTTTTTATTGGCATGGAAGTTGATATCGAAGAATCAGGTCATGTATTAGTGATTGGAAATGTTAATGATATTTTAGCTATTCATGAACAGTTAGAAGATTATATGAGTGGCCCTAAGCAGTTAGATTATGAAAGTTATATGCGAGGAGATTCATTTATTAAAGCCAGTGACTTAATGACACTTTGTAAAAAATATCTTGTCTTAGTAGGAGCTGCTCATGCAGTTCGAGAAGGAAGTAATATCAAGACATTAAGTGATGACGTGTTATCACAGTTTGATTTCTTTGATCTAAATGGAAAAGACTGCAGCAAAGATTTAGAAATGGAAGAAAAAATCAAGAAATTAGCAGCTCGTTTCAATAAGCCGGTCGTTGCTGGAAGTGATACGCACCAATGCTTGCAATATGGATGTATTTATAACGTATTTGAGCGAGAATGTACGACAATTACAGAGATTCATGAAGAATTAAACGCCGGACGTTATGAGATTGAAATGCTTGACTATATTGCGTTTAAAGTGAAGTCGGCAAATTTATTAAAGAAATCATTAAAAATGATGTACGCGAAATGTGGAGAATATGTCTTAGAAGACATCGGATAG